CGAGGGGCGATCCGACGGGCACGAGGACGCTGGGGCGGGCGCGCTACGGTGAGGCGTATGCCCGACACCCCGCCCGCCCCCGTGCTCCTCGGCAACGAACCCGGCTCCTTCCCCCACGGCGTGCTCGCCGAGCGGCATCCCGCCATCATCCGGCAGGTGCGGGAGGCCTTCCCGTACGGCCCCGAGCAGCACAGGGCCCTCGACGCGCTGCTCGCGAGCTGCACCAAGGGCGTCATCGAACCCCTGCCCGCCGAGGCGCACGACCGGGACCGCTGGAAGGCCTGGGGCATGGACGCGTACACGGGCCGGTCCTGGTTCGACGTGCCCTGGCTGTGGTCCGAGAGCCACTTCTACCGCCGGCTCCTCGACGCCGTCGGCTACTTCGGCCCCGGTCCCTGGCAGGGCATCGACCCCTTCCGCCCCTTCAAGCTCGCCGAGCTCGACTCCCCGGAGACGGACGAGGAGCTGGCCGCGCTCGACGCCCTGGCCGACCGGCCCGCCGGCGAACAGGCCGAGGCCCTGCTGCACGGCTCACTGTGGGGCAACCGCGCCGACCTCGGCTTCCGGCTCTCCGACGCCGGCGCCGAGGGCCGGGCCGCCGTCCCGAGCCTGGTCGCCGACGACAGCGCCGCCCTCCGGCCGCTCCTCACCGGCGCGGACACCCTGTGCCTGATCGCCGACAACGCGGGCCGCGAGCTGATCCCCGACCTGCTCCTCATCGCCCACCTCCTGGCCCACGGGCGTATCGAGCGGGCCGTCCTGCACGTCAAGCCGTACCCCTACTACGTCTCCGACGCCACGACCGCCGACGTGGTCGACGCGCTGCGCCGGCTGGTGAGAGCGCCGGGCGAGGCCGCGTCGTACGGCCGCCGCCTGTGGGACGCGATGGCCGACGGCCGCCTCACCGTCCGCGCCCACCCCTTCTCCTGCGCCCCGCTGCCGTACGCCGAGATGCCCGACGACCTCCGCGAGGAGCTCGCCGCGGCCACGGTGACCGTCGTGAAGGGTGACCTCAACTACCGCCGTCTCGTGGACGACCGCAGGTGGCCGCCGACCACGCCGTTCGCCGCCGTCACCGGCCATTTCCCAGGCCCGGTCGCCGCGCTGCGCACCCTGAAGTCCGATGTGATCACCGGCCTGGACGCCGGAACGGAGGCCGCGCTGGTCGCCGCCGAAGGACAGCGCTGGCGGACCGGCGGGACCCATGCGCTGATCCAGGTCCGGCCCTGAGGAGCGTTATGCTGCCGACGTGTACCGGTGGGCTGCCCTACGTCCCGCCGACGGGCAGCGAAAGAGGACGTCATTGACCCCGCGGTACCTGCGCAATCCAGGGGAGCCCGTCTACGACGTGGACGCACGGCGCTATGTCGACGTCACGGTCAGGGCACCCGGGGGTGCGCGCCTCCGGCAAGGCGGGATGGGGTACGCCGAAGTTCGGGGCGTGGATGACGATCGGGCGGGTCAGCGCGGAGAACTCCGGTACGAACGCGGTGAGTTGGTCCGGCAGTGACGGATCCCGTGCCAGCAGCGCACGGAGCGTCGCGTCCCACTCCTCCCGCTGTTCCCGCAGGATGATCTCCTGCCGGCCGGGCGGTGCCGCGTCGATCGCGGCCCGCACCTGGTCCAGCCGCTCCACGTCTTCCCGCCGCAGGATCCGCGCGATGCGCTGCCGGGCCGCCTGCCACGCGTCCGTGGTCATCAGCCCGACCATCGTGCCCGCGGCGGCGGCAGCGGTCTGGGTGAACAACTCTGCCCCGAACATCGAGGGCCCCCTGTCGGCACACACCTCGACGGCTACGTCCGAAACCCCTCTACCGACTCCAGGATCTCATGTCGCCTGCAAAGGGAGGGAGTTGAGAGGACATCGCCCCCCTTTACCCGAGGCGTATGTCCTGCCAGACCAGCCGGTGGTCCGAGGTCGGTACCGTCGTGCCGTTTCCGACCAGCCGGTACAGCGGGTCGTCGGACGTCGGCCAGAAGACGCCGTTCGCGCCCGGTACGAGCCCCTGCGAGGGGATGACGTGGTCGACGCGCAGGTTGCCGGGAGCGGTGTCGCCGAAGTCGGACGTGTCGTACGCCGGGTCGCCCTGGTGCGAGGCGTTGGCGCCGCCCTGGAGCCGCGCCGCCTCCACGCCGCCCGCGCTCGCCGGAGGCGTGGCCGGCAGCCGCACCGCCGGGTGGTCGAGCAGCAGGCGTACGGCGTGGTCGTAGCTGTCGCCGTCGTACGGGTCGGCGTTCAGGTCGCCCGCGATCACGAACCGCGCCCCGGGCCGCAGCCCGCCGCGCCGGCCCTTGTCGTCGTACAGATAGGCGCCGCGCCGACGGCCGCCGATGTAGTCGGCCCACAGCCGGATCTCGTCGTGGTTGCGCCGGCCGTTGCGGTCCTCGGGGCCGTCGAAGGTGGGCGGCGTCGGGTGCGACACCAGGAAGTGCACGCTCTCGTGGCCGACGCGCACCGGCACGTCCCAGTGGCTCTTGGAGGACAGCCGCAGGACCGCCCTGGCCGCGTCGCCGTAGTAGCCCTCGGGCATGACGTTGCCCGGCATGTCCCTCCACAGGAAGTGCTGGAAGGTACGCACCGCGCGGGTGTCGATCGGGTACTTGGAGAGCACGAGCATGCCGTACTGCCCGGGGAAGAAGCCGTATCCGAACGCGTCCTGGCCGTAGGCGTCCGAACCGGGCGTCGTCACCGCTCCGTTCTTCCCGTCGAGGTCCACACCGGACGCCACGCCCGTGTTCACCGGGCCGGTGAAGTGGTACGGGAAGCGGACCGGCCTCGCGCCGTTCTGCCCGACCGCCAGGTAGTTGCGCAGGAACAGGCTTGCCGCCGTGCCGCGGTCGTCGTGATCGAACTCGTTGACCAGCAGGACGTCCGGGTCGACGCGCTGGATGGTCTCGGCGACATTGCGCGCCTGCGCGTTGTCCGGGGTGGACAGGTCCGTGATCAGCGCGCCTTGAGTACCGCGGTTCAGGGACGCGTTGAACGTGGCGAACCGGACCGTGCGCCCGGGCCGGCCGGTCGCCGACGCGGGGAGTGCGGTCGCGCCGGCCAGTGCCGTACCGGCGAAGGCGGCAAGTGCCGTGCGACGGGAGAGAGTTCCGCGGTGGTGGTGCTGGCGGTCCTGGTCGTCCTGATGGCTCATCGGGGCTCCGGGGAGGGAGGGGACACATGAACGGTTGAAGTCTGCGCGCGTAGAGGTGAACGTCACAAGGTCCGGCGAGAACTCCCGGATTCACTCACGATTCACGCGATGGTGTGATCATGTCCCGGCGTGCGGATGCCGCCCGAGGGCCGTGGGTAGGGCCCCGGCCATGACGCAGCAGCCCTTCGAACTCCCGCACTTCTACATGCCGTATCCCGCGCGGCTGAACCCGCACGTCGACGAGGCCCGCGCCCATTCGACCGCCTGGGCGCGCGAGATGGGCATGCTGGAGGGGTCCGGGATCTGGGAGCAGGCCGACCTGGACGCCCACGACTACGGCCTGCTCTGCGCCTACACCCACCCCGAATGTGACGGCCCCGCCCTGTCGCTCATCACCGACTGGTACGTGTGGGTCTTCTTCTTCGACGACCACTTCCTGGAGACCTTCAAGCGCACCCAGGACCGCGCCGGCGGCAAGGCCTACCTGGACCGGCTGCCGCTGTTCATGCCGATGGACCTGTCGACCCCGATGCCCGAGCCGCAGAACCCGGTGGAGGCCGGGCTCGCCGACCTGTGGACACGCACCGTGCCGTCGATGTCCGCCGACTGGCGCCGCCGCTTCGCCGTCGCCACCGAGCACCTGCTCAACGAGTCCCTGTGGGAGCTGTCCAACATCAACGAGGGGCGGATCGCCAACCCCGTCGAGTACATCGAGATGCGCCGCAAGGTGGGCGGCGCGCCCTGGTCCGCCGGTCTGGTGGAGTACGCGACCGCCGAAGTGCCGGCGGCCGTCGCCGGGTCGAGGCCGCTGAGGGTGCTGATGGAGACCTTCTCCGACGCCGTGCACCTGCGCAACGACCTGTTCTCCTACCAGCGGGAGGTCGAGGACGAGGGAGAGCTGAGCAACGGCGTGCTCGTCCTGGAGACCTTCTTCGGCTGCACCACCCAGGAGGCCGCCGACACCGTCAACGACGTCCTCACCTCGCGCCTGCACCAGTTCGAGCACACCGCGTTCACCGAGGTGCCCGCGGTCGCCCTGGAGAACGGCCTCACCCCGGACGAGGTCGCCGCCGTCGCCAAGTACACGCAGGGCTTGCAGGACTGGCAGTCCGGCGGCCACGAGTGGCACATGCGCTCCAGCCGGTACATGAACGCGCGGGCCGAGTCCACCAAGCCGTGGCAGGGCCTCACCGGACAGGGCACCTCCGCCTCCGACGTCGGCGCGCTGCTCGCGGCGGCCGGCGCCGAGCGCCTGCGCTCCTACACGCACGTGCCGTACCAGAAGGTCGGCCCGTCCCTGCTGCCCGACTTCCACATGCCCTTCGAGGTCGAACTCAGCCCGCACCTGGCCGCGGCCCGCCCCCGCCTCACCGCCTGGGCGCACCGCATGGGCATCCTCCAGGAGGGCGTCTGGGACGAGGACAAGCTCGCCGCGTACGACCTCCCGCTGTGCTCGGCGGGCCTCGACCCGGACGCGACCCCCGAGGCCCTGGACCTCAGCGCGCAGTGGCTCACCTGGGGGACGTACGGCGACGACTACTACCCGCTCGTCTTCGGCCACCGCCGCGACCTGGCCGCCGCCCGCGTGACCACGCGGCGCCTGTCGGACTGCATGCCCGTCGCCGGCGAGGAGGTCCCCGTCCCGGCCAACGGCATGGAGCGCGCACTGATCGACCTGTGGGCGCGTACGACGGCGGAGATGACCCCCGAGGCGCGGCGCACCCTGAAGGACGCGGTGAACGTGATGACGGAGAGCTGGGTGTGGGAGCTGTCCAACCAGCTCCAGAACCGCGTCCCCGACCCCGTCGACTACCTGGAGATGCGGCGGGCGACCTTCGGTTCCGACCTCACCCTGAGCCTGTGCCGCATGGGCCACGG
The nucleotide sequence above comes from Streptomyces sp. NL15-2K. Encoded proteins:
- a CDS encoding damage-control phosphatase ARMT1 family protein translates to MPDTPPAPVLLGNEPGSFPHGVLAERHPAIIRQVREAFPYGPEQHRALDALLASCTKGVIEPLPAEAHDRDRWKAWGMDAYTGRSWFDVPWLWSESHFYRRLLDAVGYFGPGPWQGIDPFRPFKLAELDSPETDEELAALDALADRPAGEQAEALLHGSLWGNRADLGFRLSDAGAEGRAAVPSLVADDSAALRPLLTGADTLCLIADNAGRELIPDLLLIAHLLAHGRIERAVLHVKPYPYYVSDATTADVVDALRRLVRAPGEAASYGRRLWDAMADGRLTVRAHPFSCAPLPYAEMPDDLREELAAATVTVVKGDLNYRRLVDDRRWPPTTPFAAVTGHFPGPVAALRTLKSDVITGLDAGTEAALVAAEGQRWRTGGTHALIQVRP
- a CDS encoding endonuclease/exonuclease/phosphatase family protein gives rise to the protein MSHQDDQDRQHHHRGTLSRRTALAAFAGTALAGATALPASATGRPGRTVRFATFNASLNRGTQGALITDLSTPDNAQARNVAETIQRVDPDVLLVNEFDHDDRGTAASLFLRNYLAVGQNGARPVRFPYHFTGPVNTGVASGVDLDGKNGAVTTPGSDAYGQDAFGYGFFPGQYGMLVLSKYPIDTRAVRTFQHFLWRDMPGNVMPEGYYGDAARAVLRLSSKSHWDVPVRVGHESVHFLVSHPTPPTFDGPEDRNGRRNHDEIRLWADYIGGRRRGAYLYDDKGRRGGLRPGARFVIAGDLNADPYDGDSYDHAVRLLLDHPAVRLPATPPASAGGVEAARLQGGANASHQGDPAYDTSDFGDTAPGNLRVDHVIPSQGLVPGANGVFWPTSDDPLYRLVGNGTTVPTSDHRLVWQDIRLG
- the cyc2 gene encoding germacradienol/geosmin synthase Cyc2, with product MTQQPFELPHFYMPYPARLNPHVDEARAHSTAWAREMGMLEGSGIWEQADLDAHDYGLLCAYTHPECDGPALSLITDWYVWVFFFDDHFLETFKRTQDRAGGKAYLDRLPLFMPMDLSTPMPEPQNPVEAGLADLWTRTVPSMSADWRRRFAVATEHLLNESLWELSNINEGRIANPVEYIEMRRKVGGAPWSAGLVEYATAEVPAAVAGSRPLRVLMETFSDAVHLRNDLFSYQREVEDEGELSNGVLVLETFFGCTTQEAADTVNDVLTSRLHQFEHTAFTEVPAVALENGLTPDEVAAVAKYTQGLQDWQSGGHEWHMRSSRYMNARAESTKPWQGLTGQGTSASDVGALLAAAGAERLRSYTHVPYQKVGPSLLPDFHMPFEVELSPHLAAARPRLTAWAHRMGILQEGVWDEDKLAAYDLPLCSAGLDPDATPEALDLSAQWLTWGTYGDDYYPLVFGHRRDLAAARVTTRRLSDCMPVAGEEVPVPANGMERALIDLWARTTAEMTPEARRTLKDAVNVMTESWVWELSNQLQNRVPDPVDYLEMRRATFGSDLTLSLCRMGHGPAVPPEVYRSGPVRSLENAAVDYACLLNDVFSYQKEIEYEGEIHNAILVVQNFFGIDYPTALGVVADLMNQRMQQFEHVAAHELPVVYEDFGLSDEAREIMGNYVLDLQNWMAGILNWHREVDRYKADYLARRAHGFLPDRPPALPVG